The nucleotide sequence AATTGTCTTTTTCATAATTAAAAGGAAGCATGATACTTGTTCGGGCTTGGAGCTCTTCTTTTGCTTTTTGGGTAAGCGATAATACCGAGTAATCTTCATCTTTTACAAGATAGTCTTCCGCCAATAGAATACGGACAAGATTAAACCATCCTTCCCTATTGAATTCCGTACCTATCCCCCAGACGGAAAGATCATTATGCTTGTTTTCAAGTATTCGTTTTTGCTTTGAGCCTAAAAGGACATCGATTATATAGCTTGCTCCAAATCGGCATCCGGTTCTGACAACGCAGGATAAAAATTTCTGCACAGGAACAGTCAAATCGGTTTTTTCTATTTTTTCTCTGGAACAAAAATCGCAGCACGGAGCATCGCCCTGTATTTCCTTTAGTTTTTCTTCGGAAATATTTTCTCCGAAATATTTTAAAATTGCCCGTCGGCGGCAGCTATTGGCTTGAGCATAATTACTTATAGCTGAAAGCATTGATTCGGCTTTTTTTACCTCATCGGGAGATTTATCCTGCATCAAGAATTTGAGCTTAAAAATGTCGGCCGCCGAAAAAAGTAAAAGAGCATGAGCCGGATTTCCGTCTCGGCCTGCTCTGCCTATTTCCTGATAATACTGTTCAATACTCTTGGGTAAATCAAAATGAATAACGAATCTTACGTTGGGCTTATTTATTCCCATCCCGAAGGCCACGGTTGCTACAATTATTTCTATATCGTCATTGATAAAATCGTTTTGAGTTTTTTGCCTAAGCTCGTCGGATAGTCCCGCATGGTAGGGTTTTGCATTATAGCCTAAAACCGATAATTGAACGGCCAAGGTATCTGCCTGTTTGCGGGAAAAACAGTAAATAATTCCGCTTTCGCCCTTATGTTCTTTTAGAAAGTCCGAAGCCTGTTCAAAAGGCTTTTGCTTTTCTTTAACTTCCAAAAAAATGTTTTTGCGGTTAAAACCGGCAACAAACTCCTTTGGCGTTTTGAGCTTTAGTATTTTCTTTATATCTGAGCGAACCTTTTCGGTTGCTGTTGCCGTTATGGCAAGACAGGCCGATTCTTTTAAGAGCTTGCGTATTTCAGCCAACTGCCTGTACTCCGGCCTAAAATCATGACCCCATTCCGAAATGCAGTGAGCTTCATCTATTGTAAGACAATCCACTTTTATTGAAGATAGCAGCTCTTTACATCGGTCACTGGCCAGCGTTTCAGGAGCAACATAGAGAATTTTTACTTCTCCGTTTTTAATACGGCGTATATTATCGGCATATTTTTCCCAATCCAAGGAGCTGTTTAAGGCAACCGCTTCAACACCGATAGTTTCCAAACCGCAAATTTGGTCATGCATAAGAGAGATAAGGGGAGAAACTACTATAGTTACCCCTTCAAAAATGAGGGCCGGAACCTGATAGCATAAAGATTTTCCGCCTCCTGTGGGCATTACCGCAAGGACATCTTTTTTTTGGAGAAGGCTGTCTATAATTTCTTTTTGGAAGGGCCTGAATTCGTCATATCCGAAGACCTGTTTTAAAATGTCTTCAGGGGAGGCGAGCTTTTTTTTACTGTCAGAACCTTTTGATCCGCGCGTCATATATGGATGATATTATACCCTAAAACGGCAAATTAGGCAAGCATTTTGTGAAAAGTTATAGGGAGCAGTCAATAACTCAAATAATTCAATATAAATTGTGGACAGGTAGAAAAAAATAAGTTATAATTTTGAGTAATTAATAAAAAAAAGGCTTAACCATGTTAAGCCTTGATGCTCCACAATGAGCGGTCCCAAAAGGGACGATTTTGATGAATTCTTATTTGAACTCGTTGTGTAATTTAAGATGG is from Treponema denticola and encodes:
- the recQ gene encoding DNA helicase RecQ gives rise to the protein MTRGSKGSDSKKKLASPEDILKQVFGYDEFRPFQKEIIDSLLQKKDVLAVMPTGGGKSLCYQVPALIFEGVTIVVSPLISLMHDQICGLETIGVEAVALNSSLDWEKYADNIRRIKNGEVKILYVAPETLASDRCKELLSSIKVDCLTIDEAHCISEWGHDFRPEYRQLAEIRKLLKESACLAITATATEKVRSDIKKILKLKTPKEFVAGFNRKNIFLEVKEKQKPFEQASDFLKEHKGESGIIYCFSRKQADTLAVQLSVLGYNAKPYHAGLSDELRQKTQNDFINDDIEIIVATVAFGMGINKPNVRFVIHFDLPKSIEQYYQEIGRAGRDGNPAHALLLFSAADIFKLKFLMQDKSPDEVKKAESMLSAISNYAQANSCRRRAILKYFGENISEEKLKEIQGDAPCCDFCSREKIEKTDLTVPVQKFLSCVVRTGCRFGASYIIDVLLGSKQKRILENKHNDLSVWGIGTEFNREGWFNLVRILLAEDYLVKDEDYSVLSLTQKAKEELQARTSIMLPFNYEKDNSVKKEVKEKSKPQTSENTLDACSKAIVDALKQKRRELADEARVPAYIIFSDKTIFDLGLKKPTTTADLDNIFGIGKAKKDKYGDIILKTISSALRHK